Below is a genomic region from Chelmon rostratus isolate fCheRos1 chromosome 7, fCheRos1.pri, whole genome shotgun sequence.
GTAGCACCAGAAAATGCATGCAATGCTTTATTTCAAAGGAGCCGATAATAACAGTTTTGATGTCACATTATCTGCACACCACTATTATTTTAGCaagacatttttctctgtcaaGTTGAACTTGAAGACTCAGGTTTTCTCCTCACGCCCCTTTGTTCGACCAATGGGAGTGTAGCTAGCTAAAACCGTAGCCGGCTAGCTAGCTACTTCAgggacacaacaacaaacacaaggtGCATCTGTGCCAATAAAGTTACTGGTTACATTTTCAAATACGTACATTCACAAATATGTGGCAACTTCTTTCAAATTTATAAGGCCGCGTTTTTAATGCTACGTTAGTTTCTGCAAGGTTGtcagctaagctagctggctcACAACCCATCGCGATAACTGAAGAAGTCAAGCAACGCGTTGTGAATGCTTGAGGAGTCCCTAACTCCAACCATTTCCAATCCTACCATAAACATAACAATTCAATTCCAAGCTTACACGTACACCAAACCATCTCGTGGCTGATAATTTAACTTTACATCGCAGGTTATGATAGTACACTTAAATCAACCTTTCGGTTTGACAGGCCAAAATCGGACCACTTGTAACATCCTGTTAGATCCATTCGCCGGTATATTATTAACCTGTATATTAGTCAGCTAACTAGCGCAGCAATCTAGCAGAACAGTGGAGCAATTTTACACATTTGAACTTACGGTCACTCTGAAGgatctgtgctgcagcagcctcgATGCCTTCAGTCCTGCCGTCTGACgaacagcatgaaaacatattCCATACATTTTGTTCATACTCCTCACAGCCGCCATCGAAACAGTCGATTGATTTGACTGTGCTAGCCTGACAGGAAATCTCAAACGTTACAGTAAATATGTTTAGATTGGTGGGACAAGGCTAGTCTACAGCAGCGCTAGCCACAATCACGCTAGCCAGGATGAGCATCTGATTTAGCTACATGTAGCATTGTCAAGTCGACGACAATGATCACAACATCCGCTCAAACCTTCAAATTAAAGCTCAAAGTGACCCTCAGCACCGCGGTTAGAACAAACGGTCCAACCCGTATTTAGAGAAGAAACCGATTTATGTTACACATCACTGGTCATTTATTAACAATAATAGTGGTTCTCTACATCAAATATCACTTCGTGTTATGTTTGTCTATTAATCTAAAAACCATACGTGTCTGCttttgaaaagtgctttataaatattACACATGCAATTCTGTTTCTTTATATCGTCGCTTAATCATCTTGCACACCATATTTGCTATACATTTTGGGTCTTTTTTCCCATTCTAAAAGCATAACAGAGATATATATGGCTGAAGGGCTGAAGTGCAGAAAACTTCCGGTATAATCAAACTTGACTAGTTATTGAATCATTTGATACCTGAAGCCATCACCTGACAACTTTTCTCCGCAttgctttgtcattttcaaaggCACAGTTCATCCAGACACCTTGGTCATGTTTTAAAATCTGTATAGACATCTTGCAGTGATGTTGAATAGCCAGTATTTCTTGAATAAAGTTGCTTTAATAGGCCTCAGTAACTTTGGATGCCAAGTTTTCTGTGACTCACTTTTCTACCTAATACCTTCACCTGTCGTCTTCCTGCATGTGTACACTATTCAGTCTGTGCATTCTCAACCGGTTTGGCTGGAATACATTGGGAGCATGCCAGGTTACCACCACTTTACAGCACCTGCACAGAGGGGGCTTTATAAGTTAaaatagaaagaagaaaaaaaaggaaaggagcaTGAGGCTTGTGACCAGGAAGTGATGCAGTATGATAGGTGTGAGATATTTTATAGGTTTGGCTGCACAGTGAATGACAAACTTGAACACATGTCTCATAAACAACAGGACTTAAGCATTGAATGTATTGGTTGTTGACTGTATTGGTTTTAACAGTTTGTCTGTAGAAAAATCTGCATGTCTGCCTGTTCTGGTAGAACGTGTGACCTCTCGTGGCTGATTGTGTCTCCTGCCGTGGAAAACACTCTCTCCTTTGGAGTAGACGAAGCTTGGACACACAGGTACGAGTTGGAGAGTTCAGACAGGAGAGGCAGTGTGTCTCGTCTCTCCCACCACCAGGCCAGAGCGTCCTCTGATGTGGGTGCTGCAGGCAGGTTTCGGTACAGCTGTATCTCTTGCTGGACTCTTTCAGGTATTGAAGGcgtcttctctgctgctgcactgctcttcagagctctgtcctcctcctcaaaaAGCTCCTCCAGGGCAGATAACCTCAGCCTTTTGGGAAACGGAGACTgggaaatggaaataaatgaaaaaaaacaagatatgaTGTTCAACAAGATAACCtggatgaaaaacaacaaatgtttgtgtCAGGTGGATGGCATTACCTCATCTGAAGACTCTTTATCATTTTGCTCAGAtgcatcatcagcatcactgcCATCCTGCTGAAATTTGTGTTTCTCCTTATCTGGCACCTAAAGAGTATATTTAATCATAATACATTGACATGTATGAGTccaaaaactgacaaaaaggTCACCTCGTCCCCAGGAGATTTAcgtttacagaaacagaaaatttaCTCTTAACTGTTTCGACTGAGAGTGTATGAGATACCTGCAGGCAGGAAAAGACTTTGAATCTCTAGTATGGAGTCTAATGAATGCAGATATGTCTGGGAAAAAAATGACTACAGCACACAGTAGTAGAACAAATGTAACATTGGCGTAGAATGGGGAATAGCGTACCTCTGTTGTGGTTGAAACTCgaactgcagcatttttcactCTGTACCAAATCTCATCCGAGTCAATTCTGTTCTTGAACCTTGGATCCATAGCACTCGACTCCTGTAGGAACTTCCAAGTATCGTCATCCTGAAATAAAGCACACAGACTCTGGCTGTCAAAGAGAAAGGCAGAATTTGAGGATCAGGGATAGAGCCTGGACTAAAACTTTAAACACTGACTCCTTATTTTCTGTCTATAAATAAAAACCCTCCTGTCATATAGGACCCAGAGGTAcccaatatatatatatatatatatatatatatatatatatatatatatatatatatatatatatatatatatatatatatatatatatatatacacacacacacacacacacacacatataaaattGAATGTTATGTTccgttccacaggtaaacaggttgattggtaacaggtgatagtatcatgactgggtatgaaaggaacatcctcaaaaggctcagttattcacaagcgaggatggagagagattCACCACTTTGTTTACACACGATGcttaaaggatgttactacatgggctcaggaacactttgtaaaaccgttgtcagtacacagtttgtttgcatatgattgcattctgttttaaatgatgttttacacagtgttgtttttggatTCAGGGTTGTACCAACTAATTATCATGCTCTGTATTCCAGAGTTGGCTGAACATCTCTGTCGATGAGTGACTCAGCCATCAGCATCTCTCTATCTATAGAACCATTGTGGGTAAACATCCATCCCATCTCTTTGCACACAGCTATATCTAATGCAGTGTAATACAACAGTCctataataaatataatataaatcctttaatgttcagttcctttttaAACTGTTACAGgaaggtgttgattcaactttatggtcattttggaaactgcagtttgtggtgttgttcGTCTGTGCTGCATtataaagacaaacatttcagtTGTTTAGCCTGCGCTCAGTGATTTGAATGAGGTAggcaaaataatagaaacacccGTGCAATACCAAAAATTGCCCAGAAGATGGCACCATTTTGAAAAAGGCTAAGACACAATGACCCATTTTCAACACCAGTGCTTCAGAACGATTCAGGGTTTCAGAAAACTTTGTTTCTCCAGTCACTAGTATTTAACACGGTTTTATCTGGTtgactcattttgttttgtttggagcTTTTTCGTCTTTGTCTTAAATAGTAAACACAGATAGTAAATGTGATGTCTTAGTTCTGGACTCTTGATGGATGAAACAAAGAATCTAGTGacaccattttctgacattttatagttATTGGAGAAGTCAACTTACTTTTACAGGGAATCACCACAACAGCAGATGGAATTCACAGTTATTTCGATTTTCCTTAATTTGCTCGTCTGAGAGTGTATTGAACATACCCTGTAACACGTAGACAGGTCTCCCCAGACTTTTCCCTTGAGTGTGGCTGCGAACAGAGTGTCCTCTTCCTGGCTTTCAAAGTGGGCCTCCAGTTTTTTCAGGATGGGAAATATCTGACTGCACGTCGGACTCTTGtcagctgagacacagacagcagatgtGTACAGAGGCTTCATGAGCCTAATGAACTCCACTGCTTTCTGGTGATCATCGTCTGTGAGCATTTCCAGCCTTCGGAATGAATTGaagcaaaataataaacatgttaCTTCTACACAATTAACAACATGGCACTCTAGTTTTCCTATCAATTTTCATTACCTTTTCTTCTCAACACAGGGTTTGAACTGTGGATCTGTGATGGTGGCCTGTATGGCAGCATACTGCTCGACAAACCTCTCCACCATGAGGTACAGCGAGTTCCAATGTGTTCGGACATCAAGCACCACAGACTGCTGTTGGAGATCTAAAAGACAGACGCAGTTATGACCTTCAACCtcttacatacagtacatcctCTTACTAAACAGCTccaaagaaagacaagaggatGCCATGTACTCACTcaaaagctgctgtttctcctgAAGAACTGCCTGAGCTGTGGAAGACCTTTTGATCCACACAACAACAGCTCTTATTTGTGATGCCCATGTGGCCACAGTGCAGCTGGTGTACACCTTCTGTGCAGCAAGACCGAGTATATGAGCAAAACATCTCAGTTTCCTAAACTGCAGTTTCTTGATGGCAATGTCCAAACTGAAGGCATTGTCCACCGTCATGGCAACCACTTTGTCTCTGACACCAAATTCCTGCAGTACACCACCTATGTGCTCTGCCACTGCTGTGTCAGTCTGAGCGTCATAAACTGGCCTCGTACGCAGCACTTTCTGCTTCATCTGGCCTTTCGTTATGAAGTGCAAAGTAACTGTCAGGTAATGGTCATCGGCAAAACTTGTCCACCAGTCGCATGTCACTGCAGCCTTAGACACCTGAAGCAGCTCTCTGATGATGTGTTTCTTCTCCACACAATACCATGAAGGTATCAGTGTGTTTATGAGCTGATCACTGGAAGGCAGGCGGTACTTTGGGTTTAGCGTTTTTGTCATCTCTCTGAATGGAAGCAGAAATCAGATTATCGGTGGATGTAAATAATCACGTTTCTGCAGCCGAAGTCCAGGTTTGTAAAACCTACCTAAACCACGGTGACTCCACTGTGGACAGGGGATGCAATCCTTTCACAAGATACCTGGCCACAGCCCTGTGACActcctctgttctttgtttgcacagcctctttctctcagccAGCGCGAAGGAGGTTGTGACAGCAGACACTGCAGCTTCTTTGAGGTTACTGTCTAAAGTCGCAGCATCAGTAGACGTTTCTGgattaaacacagacaggaaaaagatgACCCACCTGCATAAACCTACATTTATAGATACCTAACATTGCACCTTCGCTTTATCTCCTGCATGACTGCAACTAacaattgttttaatttttggTTAATTTGTCGTCTATATTCTCAATTACTTGTTTGAGCTATAAAATGTGATTCCACAATTTactaattttttttattttgcaaaatacAGATAGATGCAAAGACAACCAGATTCAAGTCTCCACACTTACGAGTTATCAGGCTGCTTCTTATTATCTCCATGCACACTGAATCCCAGACTTCCTCTGCATTTACCTCTCCAGTAAAGGACTCAGGCAGGCCCTTAATTTCAATCCCTATAAAAGTGTATGTGAATTACTAATATGATTGTGTGAGATCAAACAAAAATTTCATTATCCATGCAAAAGAGGAGCTTTAAACTTGTtagatgctttttaaaataacagtacatttatttttaatgtttaattgtAAGTACATGTACCCACAAAGAGACCAAGAAATACTCACCTGCCATGCTGAAAATCCCCTTTTGATAAAGATCCATCATGACTAAAGACAGACAGTCATGACTTGTAAGAGCTTCAAAGTGGAGGTACGCCTGAAGCACTTCCATGCCACATGGAGCTTTGTCACCTATTGTCCGTTCCAGCACCTCCACCACTCCACCATCAGCACTGTGATTCTTTAAAACAAGGACGCAGACAGACATGATCATTTCCAGGATATAATCCcactgagaaaaagaaatgaattaaaatcacAGAGTGTTTTGACTTCTTCCATGAAGTACCTTGATCGAGTCTTGCAGAAGCATGCACAGTTGCAGACTCAGGATTATGTGGTTGTTGTAGTTGTGAAGCCCCTCACTCCACTCCTGGTAATGGTATACCATTTCACAGTCAGGACACTTTTTGAAAAAAGTGGAATTATctggaagacagaaaaagatgtgTTAAAGGGACTgccagaacaacaacaacaacaacaaaagactgcaGCGTGATTCGGACATGTTTGCCGACAAACCTTCCATCACTCCTGTTAAAGAAATGACTCGTGCTTTGTTGGTGACCAGCACCGGCTCTGTTAGGGAAACCTGACCGGGACACTCATGGCAGACAGTTTCAGCTGGAACCAAATGCTTTGACATGTGTATATCAGGCTCAAACTGGGTGATGTCTTCTGGAAGCATGGAGGGCAGCTTTTTTTGGTTGTAAATGTACTTCACCATTTGATTTAGTCCTTCTTCTCCGAGTGGATACCCAGTTCCAGCTGACTTTTCTGCAGAGGTTTCTGCAGGTGTGTCTTCCATCAGTTTAGCGATGCTCAGTGGTGCGTCTCGTTTCGCATCTGAGGAAAACAACTCTTTGTTGGTTTGGAAGAGATACCATTTGGCTATGCATTTGTGCAAACAGGAAATTCTCCCCCGAGAACAATCACAATGCCACAACCTTCCTTTTATATTATATGTCACGAATAATCTGCCTAACTTGCTGTACTGCGACACTTTGggctcaaacacagacaaatacaggcAATGACTTCCACCAAGATCCACAAGAGTAACAAGTGGCGCCGTGTTCTGAGTCGCCTGGTCACGGTAGTTCAGGCACTTTGCCCCCATGTCCTTTCCAATCCATTTATTGGCAATCAGTTCCTCCAACACGCCAGGTTTCAAGTCGTCTCTGCTTGCAcgagtaaaacaaaaatcaacagAGCGTAGATGAGGGCACTGGCTATCAGGCAAGCCACTCCTCCTCCGAAAATCTGAAATAACCTCGCATCGATCTTCTTCGCACATCATTTTGCGTGTGCTGCCTGATCTCTTTTTAATGACATGAACTGGGACGGCAGTGGCCTTGTAAGACTTTGCTACAGCGTACACCCCATTATGAGAGTCAATGCACTGATTTCTGAGATGGTCTTTGGCTGTGATGTCCTTCTCAGAAATTAAGTGTTTCCTCAGTTTATGTTtccttagattttttttatgtaagtACAGGTTGCACATTggacatttaatttttttccgTACTGTTCTGAATATTTGTCCTGTTTGCTTAACAGGGTTGTCTGTTAAAGCAGATGGGTGGACCACTGGGGTTGGAAGCTGGGCAGGTGGGTcaggtggagcagcaggctgGCCAGCTGTAGTTGTCGGTTCAACAAGGCAGTCAGGCGACGCAGGATGCTGGTCTGCGGTGGATTTTGGCTGAGCAGGGGGCTGCGGTGGAGCAGGACACTGTCCCATCATGATAGTTTGCTGAGAAGGGGGGTTGAGGTTGAGCAGGAGGATGGCACACTGTCCGAATGTGGTGGCTGGCTGAGCAGGAGCGCCAGGTGGAGCAGCAGACTGGCcgcctgttgctgctgttgctgaccTTCCCGTCTCCACACATTTGTCCATGTGACTTTCAAACTGCTTCCGGGTTATAATCGTCTTTGCACAGTATGGacaatgaaaatgtctttctcctctgcatTGCAAATGACACGAATGAATATCAAACtctgcaaagaaaagacaaaagccaTGAAAGTGGATATaatgtcacagcagctgaaTGACACAGCTTTGTATTACTGATTGGATAAACGATTTGTATATACATCAGGTTCAAATCGCATCTTCTGACCTCCGTGTCGCAAGGCCCTCATTCTGTGGATTTCTATATGTGTCCAAACACCCGCATAGTCTCCTTTTGGCTTGTAGACGGATGGCTGGCAGAAGGGACAGTGGTACAGCTTGCACTCTTTGCACAACTCCAGACGCATGCGGCCATCCGATCGCCTTCGCACTGTGACATGTAAGTTCCTAGAAACAGGAAAGTTCAATATTACAACAAGAATAAGGTTTAATTTATGGCTGGGTGGATTAGGGTAAGGGGGTGGATATTTTGCATGCTTGCCTCTTTAATTCTCAGAGGCTTTAATGCTGTAGTCCAGGCAATACAGCCATTTAAGACTTGCAATCTCTCTGGCAGTGATGCCATTTGCTGCATCATCATTTATTCTCTATTGGTGTTTGTGGTACAAATTATTTGCTTTGCTGCTCGATATAAACTGATGTGGCGCTTGAGGAAAAGAGCAATCTGGATGGTGACATTAACTCTTCATTTATCTGGGCGGAAtaatgttgtgtgtatgtgtaataCGAAATCCAAATCATTTGACTTTATCTCGAGTGATATAATTTTAGATTTGTCTTATATGTGACATTTGcgtgaaataaaaaagaaccTGCCTGGTTTTAAAATTATTAACACAGCTTTACTTTACCCTTTTAGCTGCCATGCAGACTTCGAAAATGCATACTGAAACGAAATCATGCAGTTTGCAGCTGTTGTGAAAGTATCCGAAATTCCCACTGGTCCTGAACAAAACACGGTGACTTTTCTGGGTGTGGGCGGGGTTGGACGTCCAACCCCGCCCCACCGCGGCCGCAGCCATTACTGCAAACATTTCTACAACGTACAGAGAAGCTGAACTGCTAATAAACGAAGTTGTTTCATGGACGTTGTGAAAAAGTTTTAATGTCGTGAATTAAGTGACACAACCTGATATTCACAGTTTCGCTAAGTACAGTACAACAAGATAACTTGTGTTTCTCTGACAGCGTTAGCTTGTGGtcgtttttttcttctgtacCTGACACCAGTAGTGCTAACTATAGCATACAACCGCAAGAGAAAAGCGGTAATTGAGTATTTGCATGAAATCGCTACAAGAACTCCTCTCACCCTTCAACACGCCCAGAAAGCTGCTCTCGCGCCCACTGCGTCTCACCACACGCCCC
It encodes:
- the LOC121609440 gene encoding uncharacterized protein LOC121609440, whose protein sequence is MAQACGACGETQWAREQLSGRVEGNLHVTVRRRSDGRMRLELCKECKLYHCPFCQPSVYKPKGDYAGVWTHIEIHRMRALRHGEFDIHSCHLQCRGERHFHCPYCAKTIITRKQFESHMDKCVETGRSATAATGGQSAAPPGAPAQPATTFGQCAILLLNLNPPSQQTIMMGQCPAPPQPPAQPKSTADQHPASPDCLVEPTTTAGQPAAPPDPPAQLPTPVVHPSALTDNPVKQTGQIFRTVRKKIKCPMCNLYLHKKNLRKHKLRKHLISEKDITAKDHLRNQCIDSHNGVYAVAKSYKATAVPVHVIKKRSGSTRKMMCEEDRCEVISDFRRRSGLPDSQCPHLRSVDFCFTRASRDDLKPGVLEELIANKWIGKDMGAKCLNYRDQATQNTAPLVTLVDLGGSHCLYLSVFEPKVSQYSKLGRLFVTYNIKGRLWHCDCSRGRISCLHKCIAKWYLFQTNKELFSSDAKRDAPLSIAKLMEDTPAETSAEKSAGTGYPLGEEGLNQMVKYIYNQKKLPSMLPEDITQFEPDIHMSKHLVPAETVCHECPGQVSLTEPVLVTNKARVISLTGVMEDNSTFFKKCPDCEMVYHYQEWSEGLHNYNNHIILSLQLCMLLQDSIKNHSADGGVVEVLERTIGDKAPCGMEVLQAYLHFEALTSHDCLSLVMMDLYQKGIFSMAGIEIKGLPESFTGEVNAEEVWDSVCMEIIRSSLITQTSTDAATLDSNLKEAAVSAVTTSFALAERKRLCKQRTEECHRAVARYLVKGLHPLSTVESPWFREMTKTLNPKYRLPSSDQLINTLIPSWYCVEKKHIIRELLQVSKAAVTCDWWTSFADDHYLTVTLHFITKGQMKQKVLRTRPVYDAQTDTAVAEHIGGVLQEFGVRDKVVAMTVDNAFSLDIAIKKLQFRKLRCFAHILGLAAQKVYTSCTVATWASQIRAVVVWIKRSSTAQAVLQEKQQLLNLQQQSVVLDVRTHWNSLYLMVERFVEQYAAIQATITDPQFKPCVEKKRLEMLTDDDHQKAVEFIRLMKPLYTSAVCVSADKSPTCSQIFPILKKLEAHFESQEEDTLFAATLKGKVWGDLSTCYRDDDTWKFLQESSAMDPRFKNRIDSDEIWYRVKNAAVRVSTTTEVPDKEKHKFQQDGSDADDASEQNDKESSDESPFPKRLRLSALEELFEEEDRALKSSAAAEKTPSIPERVQQEIQLYRNLPAAPTSEDALAWWWERRDTLPLLSELSNSYLCVQASSTPKERVFSTAGDTISHERSHVLPEQADMQIFLQTNC